Proteins from a single region of Ziziphus jujuba cultivar Dongzao chromosome 1, ASM3175591v1:
- the LOC107408148 gene encoding probable polygalacturonase At3g15720 yields the protein MERRVSPTIQWGTWPPVAFLYELYSSIIFMVCIAATFGSGISEPIVNVLDSGAVGDGATDDSQAFLKAWETVCGAASDTTPTLIIPEGKTFLLKPLTFEGPCGSTTIHVQVGGDIIAPSELSDWDGFDPENWIVFRDVNGLTVDGNGQIDGKGAKWWEALMFSGCNSLTVSGLRHTNSQKSHISITECDNVFISSLHISAPEDSPNTDGIDISRSTNILINNTFIGTGDDCVAINNGSAYINITWVTCGPGHGISVGSLGKDGEFNVVEEIHVEHCTFNGSDNGARIKTWQGGSGYAKKITYQDITLINTDNPIFIDQFYCPDDDCNNKTSAVNVSDVLFANMYGTSEVDTAIQLLCNGIFGCTNVRVENVNITASGSDFQTISSCENAHGSSSNSNPQVDCLLS from the exons ATGGAGAGGCGTGTGTCACCCACCATTCAGTGGGGGACTTGGCCACCTGTAGCATttctatat GAGCTTTACAGTAGCATCATTTTCATGGTGTGCATTGCTGCTACTTTTGGAAGCGGTATATCAGAACCCATTGTCAATGTACTCGACTCCGGAGCTGTAGGAGATGGAGCTACTGATGATTCCCAA GCTTTTCTTAAGGCATGGGAAACAGTTTGTGGAGCTGCATCAGATACTACTCCAACACTAATCATTCCAGAAGGAAAAACCTTCTTGTTGAAGCCTCTAACGTTCGAAGGTCCATGCGGTTCTACTACAATTCATGTGCAG gtAGGGGGAGATATTATTGCACCAAGCGAATTATCTGATTGGGATGGATTTGACCCGGAGAATTGGATCGTCTTCAGAGATGTTAATGGACTCACTGTGGATGGAAATGGACAAATTGATGGCAAGGGGGCCAAATGGTGGGAG gcATTGATGTTTAGTGGATGTAATAGCCTAACAGTGAGTGGATTGAGACATACAAACAGCCAAAAaagccatatatcaataacagaATGTGACAATGTCTTCATATCCAGCCTTCACATATCAGCCCCTGAAGACAGCCCAAATACTGATGGCATCGACATTTCCCGCTCAACCAACATTTTAATTAACAACACCTTCATTGGaactg GGGATGACTGTGTTGCTATTAATAATGGTTCGGCTTATATCAACATTACTTGGGTGACATGCGGTCCAGGCCACGGAATaag TGTTGGAAGCCTGGGAAAAGATGGAGAATTTAATGTAGTGGAGGAAATACATGTCGAGCACTGTACCTTCAATGGAAGTGATAATGGTGCCAGGATCAAAACATGGCAG GGAGGGTCTGGATATGCAAAGAAAATCACATACCAGGACATAACTCTGATTAACACCGACAACCCAATCTTCATTGACCAGTTTTACTGTCCTGATGATGATTGTAATAATAAG ACCTCAGCGGTTAACGTAAGTGATGTATTGTTCGCTAACATGTACGGGACATCAGAAGTAGACACAGCAATCCAACTGCTTTGCAATGGAATTTTCGGTTGCACCAATGTCAGGGTGGAAAATGTCAACATAACGGCGTCTGGTTCGGATTTTCAAACCATCTCGTCTTGTGAAAATGCTCATGGAAGCTCTTCCAATTCAAATCCTCAAGTTGATTGTTTGCTGTCATAG